In Pyrus communis chromosome 8, drPyrComm1.1, whole genome shotgun sequence, one genomic interval encodes:
- the LOC137742565 gene encoding protein RICE SALT SENSITIVE 3-like isoform X2, with protein sequence MGKVASDKCHKWVFKEPTECEPNISNYWQSSFDALPPEWTDQFESGIQTIAVIQAGHGLLQLGSCKIIPEDLHFVLRMRHTFESLGYQSGFYLSQLFSSNRNNSGSSVLPSKQSPMPIRPSPPLFNWAQRPLPSAATMQLPSPNFQNSAARLGYNPQAGKDETHMFLLPHSAETQMGGDMMGGGGGGGGEHESDIKWPNGLSFFNALTGRSDDAKLLFNPESLVNKGGDENHHHNNPNANSDHNEFLSLDCHPDSSARKHMENKYRRSFTLPARMASSSSNSVDHHQHQPVGYRNAEAGMYSDVMETFLE encoded by the exons ATGGGGAAGGTGGCATCTGATAAATGCCACAAATGGGTCTTCAAAGAACCCACAGAGTGTGAACCAAACATCTCCAACTACTGGCAAAGTTCATTTGATGCT CTTCCTCCTGAATGGACTGATCAATTTGAGTCAGGCATTCAG ACAATTGCTGTAATTCAAGCTGGTCATGGGCTTCTGCAGTTGGGCTCCTGCAAGATT ATTCCTGAAGACCTGCATTTTGTGCTAAGAATGAGGCATACATTTGAATCTCTAGGCTACCAATCTGGTTTCTACCTCTCCCAACTCTTTTCATCAAACCGAAACAACTCTGGATCATCGGTGCTGCCCTCAAAGCAGTCCCCAATGCCAATCCGCCCTTCTCCACCTCTCTTCAATTGGGCTCAAAGGCCTCTTCCATCTGCAGCAACCATGCAGCTTCCTTCACCCAATTTCCAAAACTCCGCTGCTAGACTTGGGTACAATCCTCAAGCTGGTAAAGACGAGACACACATGTTTTTGCTGCCTCATTCGGCTGAAACACAAATGGGAGGAGACATGATgggaggcggaggaggaggaggaggagagcaTGAAAGTGACATCAAATGGCCTAATGGATTGTCCTTCTTCAATGCACTCACGGGGCGGTCTGATGATGCAAAGCTTTTGTTCAATCCGGAGAGCTTGGTAAACAAAGGCGGGGACGAAAATCACCACCACAACAACCCGAATGCAAATTCAGACCACAATGAGTTTTTGAGCTTGGACTGCCATCCGGATAGTAGCGCAAGGAAGCACATGGAAAACAAATACAGGAGGAGCTTTACTTTGCCTGCAAGGATGGCTTCGTCATCTTCGAATTCGGTTGATCACCATCAGCACCAACCTGTCGGGTATCGAAACGCGGAAGCTGGTATGTACTCTGATGTCATGGAGACATTCTTGGAGTGA
- the LOC137742565 gene encoding protein RICE SALT SENSITIVE 3-like isoform X1 → MVGSGATDRSKEAVGMMALHEALRTVCLNTDWTYSVFWTIRPRPRVRGGNGCKVGDDNGSLMLMWEDGFCRARVSSDCLEEIDGEDPVRKAFSKMSIQLYNYGEGLMGKVASDKCHKWVFKEPTECEPNISNYWQSSFDALPPEWTDQFESGIQTIAVIQAGHGLLQLGSCKIIPEDLHFVLRMRHTFESLGYQSGFYLSQLFSSNRNNSGSSVLPSKQSPMPIRPSPPLFNWAQRPLPSAATMQLPSPNFQNSAARLGYNPQAGKDETHMFLLPHSAETQMGGDMMGGGGGGGGEHESDIKWPNGLSFFNALTGRSDDAKLLFNPESLVNKGGDENHHHNNPNANSDHNEFLSLDCHPDSSARKHMENKYRRSFTLPARMASSSSNSVDHHQHQPVGYRNAEAGMYSDVMETFLE, encoded by the exons ATGGTGGGCTCAGGTGCAACAGATAGGAGCAAAGAGGCTGTTGGGATGATGGCCCTTCATGAGGCCCTCAGAACCGTCTGTCTCAACACTGACTGGACTTACTCTGTCTTCTGGACTATCCGTCCCCGCCC GAGAGTTAGAGGTGGTAATGGCTGCAAGGTTGGGGATGACAATGGCAGCTT GATGTTGATGTGGGAAGATGGGTTTTGTCGAGCGAGAGTTTCATCAGATTGTCTGGAAGAAATTGATGGAGAAGATCCTGTCAGAAAGGCCTTCAGCAAAATGTCCATTCAGCTGTATAATTATGGAGAAGG GTTGATGGGGAAGGTGGCATCTGATAAATGCCACAAATGGGTCTTCAAAGAACCCACAGAGTGTGAACCAAACATCTCCAACTACTGGCAAAGTTCATTTGATGCT CTTCCTCCTGAATGGACTGATCAATTTGAGTCAGGCATTCAG ACAATTGCTGTAATTCAAGCTGGTCATGGGCTTCTGCAGTTGGGCTCCTGCAAGATT ATTCCTGAAGACCTGCATTTTGTGCTAAGAATGAGGCATACATTTGAATCTCTAGGCTACCAATCTGGTTTCTACCTCTCCCAACTCTTTTCATCAAACCGAAACAACTCTGGATCATCGGTGCTGCCCTCAAAGCAGTCCCCAATGCCAATCCGCCCTTCTCCACCTCTCTTCAATTGGGCTCAAAGGCCTCTTCCATCTGCAGCAACCATGCAGCTTCCTTCACCCAATTTCCAAAACTCCGCTGCTAGACTTGGGTACAATCCTCAAGCTGGTAAAGACGAGACACACATGTTTTTGCTGCCTCATTCGGCTGAAACACAAATGGGAGGAGACATGATgggaggcggaggaggaggaggaggagagcaTGAAAGTGACATCAAATGGCCTAATGGATTGTCCTTCTTCAATGCACTCACGGGGCGGTCTGATGATGCAAAGCTTTTGTTCAATCCGGAGAGCTTGGTAAACAAAGGCGGGGACGAAAATCACCACCACAACAACCCGAATGCAAATTCAGACCACAATGAGTTTTTGAGCTTGGACTGCCATCCGGATAGTAGCGCAAGGAAGCACATGGAAAACAAATACAGGAGGAGCTTTACTTTGCCTGCAAGGATGGCTTCGTCATCTTCGAATTCGGTTGATCACCATCAGCACCAACCTGTCGGGTATCGAAACGCGGAAGCTGGTATGTACTCTGATGTCATGGAGACATTCTTGGAGTGA